The DNA sequence CCGACACGGGCGCGTGCAGGACGACGTCGACCGTGGACGCCGCGGCGTCGCGCGCGGCGCCGAACGGGCCGCCGGCCCCGCCTGCGCCGCCAGCCAGCTGCCCACCGCCCTGCGCGGCGCCGCCGGCACCCGGACCGCCGAGCCGGAGCGCTCCACCGCCGGTCCCCCCGCTGAGCGTGATGCCTGCGAGGTTGATCGCCAGCACCGCGACGCCGCCGAGGATCACCCCCGTGACGCCGCCGATGGCCCCCTGCGCCACGGCCTCACCGGCCACCTGCCCGACCACGCGGCGACGCGGCCAGCCGATCGCCTTGAGGGTGCCGAGCTCGCGCGTGCGGCGGTTGACGCCGGAGACGGTGAAGAGGATCGCGAGTCCGAACGCCGCCACGAGCACGACGATCGACAGCGCGAGCCCGAGCTTCGAGATGAGCGACGACGCGGTGGCGAGCGAGCCCGAGACGTCGCCGGCGAGGTCGGCCTGTGTGGAGACCGACGCGTCGGGCAGGGCCGCCGCGATGGCGTCCTTGACGGCGTCGACGTTGGAGGACGAGTCGACCGAGACGTACAGGTCGGTGACCATGTCGGCCTGGTCGGACAGCGTCTGTGCGACCGCGAGCGGCATGTAGACGTTCGACGACGTCGCGACGCCCTCACCGCTCGACGAGGCCACGACGCCGACCACCTCGAGGTCCGTGCCGCCGATGGTGACGGTGTCGCCGACCGCGATGTCGTTCTGGGTGGCGTACTGCTGGTCGAGGACGGCGACGTCCGCGTCGGCGTCGTCGGCGGCGAGGCCGCGGCCGTCCGCCACGACGACCGTGGTGAGCGGGCCGACGGCGTCGGCGCTCGGGTCGACGCCGCTGACGGTGACCTGTGTGATGCCGAAGGCTCCTCCCCCGAACGCCCGGCCACCGCCGTCGCCGTCAGCGGGTGGCCCGGCCTGCTGGTCCTGGCCGTCCGCGGGGGCCTGGGGCAGCTCGCCCGAGAACTCGGTGTTCTGGAGGCTGAGGGTCGCCGAGACGCCCGTGACGTGGTCGAGGGCCGCGACGGTGTCGAGGGCCGAGGCGTCGAAGGCCTGCGAGCCGATCTGGGTGGTCAAGCGGGACTGGGTGAGCTGGGTGGCGCCGTCGGCGTCGGTCGAGCCGCCGTCCTCGCCGAAGTCGAACCGCTGCCGCGGCCCGTCGCCCTGGCTGAAGTCCGCGGCCTGGTTGACCGTGATGTCGGTGCCGACGCCGTAGACCGAGGCGAGCACGTCGCTCTGGGCCCGCTCAACACCGGAGGCGAAGGAGGAGACCACCATGACGAGCGCGATGGCGACGCCCAGTCCGGTGGCGACGACGACGGTCTGCTTACGCCGGTGACGTAGCTCGCGGCGGAGGTAGGTGAGGAACAACTCGACTCCTGGTGCGGAAGGGAGCGCCGGGGCGCTGTGGTCGCGCCAGGCTAGGGCGGTGGCCTGCGGCGATCCTGGTGCGAGGCTGGACGTTCGCTGCTCGTCGCGCACGCGGCCAGCGCGGGTCAGCCGCCGCGGATCGCGACGTACCGCGCTCAGCGCCGACCGGAAGGGGATTGACAGGATTACGTACTTTCGGAAATCCTGAACACTGTGACCACGGATGAGGATCTTCTCGCCGACTTGGAGCGGCGCGTGTCCCTGCTGGAGAGGCGGGCGCAGACGGGTCCGGCCGAGGTCGGCCCCGAGGCCGCACGGAGCGCGAACGCCGACGCCGAGCAGGCGCCGGGCGCGGCCGCCGCGGACGCGTTCTGGGCGCTGGAGGGGCTGCGGGCGCGCGAGCCGGCGCCCGGCGCCGTCATGATTGTCGGCGACGTGACGCTCCCCGACGGGGCCGCCGCCTGGCAGGAGGGCGCGCTCGCCCAGGATCTGATCGACGACGAGTGGGACCGGGCCGCCGACGCCTTGGCG is a window from the Xylanimonas ulmi genome containing:
- a CDS encoding ABC transporter permease; protein product: MFLTYLRRELRHRRKQTVVVATGLGVAIALVMVVSSFASGVERAQSDVLASVYGVGTDITVNQAADFSQGDGPRQRFDFGEDGGSTDADGATQLTQSRLTTQIGSQAFDASALDTVAALDHVTGVSATLSLQNTEFSGELPQAPADGQDQQAGPPADGDGGGRAFGGGAFGITQVTVSGVDPSADAVGPLTTVVVADGRGLAADDADADVAVLDQQYATQNDIAVGDTVTIGGTDLEVVGVVASSSGEGVATSSNVYMPLAVAQTLSDQADMVTDLYVSVDSSSNVDAVKDAIAAALPDASVSTQADLAGDVSGSLATASSLISKLGLALSIVVLVAAFGLAILFTVSGVNRRTRELGTLKAIGWPRRRVVGQVAGEAVAQGAIGGVTGVILGGVAVLAINLAGITLSGGTGGGALRLGGPGAGGAAQGGGQLAGGAGGAGGPFGAARDAAASTVDVVLHAPVSVWIVVAAVGLAILGGLVAGVFGGRRAARLRPAEALRSLA
- a CDS encoding winged helix-turn-helix domain-containing protein, translating into MTTDEDLLADLERRVSLLERRAQTGPAEVGPEAARSANADAEQAPGAAAADAFWALEGLRAREPAPGAVMIVGDVTLPDGAAAWQEGALAQDLIDDEWDRAADALAALGHPVRLRVLREVLRGHSTARQLAELDGLGTTGQVYHHLRQLTATGWLRARPGGRHEVPAERLVPLLTTVLGARR